In the genome of Massilia sp. PAMC28688, one region contains:
- a CDS encoding LytTR family DNA-binding domain-containing protein, protein MTKCVIAEDETLLRDALVQLLGEVWPELQIVAACDDGGSALEAIAEHQPEVTFLDIRMPGLTGLEVAAALPQASPRTQAVFVTAYDQYALDAFDRGAVDYLLKPVARERLAATVQRVRSRMASGLHDANALAELVARLGQAIPNTSKEPPLVWLTASAGAETRLIMVEDVAYFQSDTKYTVVMTQAGEALLRKPIRELLDVLDPTMFKQIHRSTIVNLRAVAAVTRDDTGRGMIRLKTRPESLTVSQPFMSLFRNM, encoded by the coding sequence ATGACTAAGTGCGTCATTGCCGAAGACGAGACCCTGCTGCGCGACGCGCTGGTGCAGCTGCTGGGCGAGGTGTGGCCGGAACTGCAGATTGTCGCGGCCTGCGACGACGGCGGCAGCGCCCTGGAAGCAATTGCCGAGCACCAGCCGGAAGTGACCTTCCTCGACATCCGCATGCCGGGCCTGACGGGCCTGGAAGTGGCTGCTGCGCTGCCCCAGGCCAGCCCGCGTACCCAGGCCGTGTTCGTCACCGCCTACGACCAGTATGCGCTCGATGCCTTTGACCGGGGCGCGGTCGACTACCTGCTCAAGCCGGTGGCGCGTGAACGGCTGGCCGCCACGGTGCAGCGGGTGCGCTCGCGCATGGCCAGCGGCCTGCACGACGCCAATGCCCTGGCCGAGCTGGTGGCGCGCCTGGGGCAGGCCATCCCGAATACCAGCAAGGAGCCGCCGCTGGTGTGGCTGACCGCCAGTGCCGGCGCCGAGACGCGCCTGATCATGGTGGAAGACGTGGCCTACTTCCAGTCCGACACCAAGTACACGGTGGTGATGACGCAGGCGGGCGAAGCGCTGCTGCGCAAACCCATCCGCGAACTGCTCGACGTGCTCGACCCGACCATGTTCAAGCAAATCCACCGATCCACCATCGTCAACCTGCGCGCCGTGGCCGCGGTGACGCGCGACGACACGGGGCGCGGCATGATCCGGCTGAAAACGCGGCCCGAGTCGCTCACGGTCAGCCAGCCCTTCATGTCCCTGTTCAGGAACATGTAA
- a CDS encoding sensor histidine kinase, protein MLTSLFFLLRITLAWVLVVMLLGATLNDVFMYHTGWDAGGLAAFAGLVIGAAVLVTAFSHVRRVRLITGHVTNAALSNRQRRQIEIPLEAGLSFDLVDAAVRELPGLEEVESARDSLLIRAKIKRFDPYNGDGSPWRYGESLRTRRNLVLVTVTPNSDSGSVTLICEPERAAWTDFFIVDFGTNLENAEAIVRSVTRRVNDTRRREQADVIQSETEKELTVAKLNLLHAQVEPHFLYNTLASAQLLTRSDPARADEMLGNLILYLRHSLPRTEDSLSTIGEELERAQAYLDILKIRMGSRLQLQVEVPAELRQVLFPAMMLQTLVENAIKHGLEPKPGGGTVWILARAFDGVVAVTVADDGRGFSAEGGGTGIGLRNVRERLRLAYGSSAAFAIVANFPSGVAATITVPNTAIKGGRHD, encoded by the coding sequence ATGCTCACTAGTTTATTTTTCCTCCTTCGTATCACCCTCGCCTGGGTCCTTGTCGTCATGCTGCTGGGGGCCACCCTCAATGACGTGTTCATGTACCACACGGGCTGGGATGCGGGCGGCCTGGCTGCCTTTGCCGGCCTGGTGATTGGCGCTGCCGTGCTCGTCACTGCGTTTTCCCACGTACGGCGCGTGCGCCTCATTACCGGCCACGTCACCAACGCGGCGCTGTCGAACCGCCAGCGGCGCCAGATCGAAATCCCGCTGGAGGCGGGCCTGTCTTTCGACCTGGTGGACGCGGCCGTGCGCGAACTGCCCGGCCTGGAAGAGGTGGAAAGCGCCCGCGACAGCCTCCTGATCCGCGCCAAGATCAAGCGTTTCGATCCCTACAACGGCGACGGCTCGCCCTGGCGCTATGGCGAATCGCTGCGCACCCGCCGCAACCTGGTCCTGGTGACGGTGACGCCCAACAGCGACAGCGGCAGCGTCACGCTCATCTGTGAACCGGAGCGCGCCGCCTGGACCGACTTTTTCATCGTCGACTTCGGCACCAACCTGGAAAACGCCGAGGCGATCGTGCGCTCCGTCACCCGGCGCGTCAACGACACGCGCCGCCGCGAACAGGCTGACGTGATCCAGAGCGAGACGGAAAAGGAGCTGACCGTGGCCAAGCTCAACCTGCTGCACGCCCAGGTCGAGCCGCACTTCCTGTACAACACCCTGGCCAGCGCCCAGCTGCTCACGCGCAGCGACCCGGCCCGTGCCGACGAGATGCTGGGCAACCTGATCCTGTACCTGCGCCATTCCCTGCCACGCACGGAAGATTCGCTCTCGACCATCGGCGAAGAGCTCGAACGCGCCCAGGCTTACCTCGACATTCTCAAGATCCGCATGGGCAGCCGCCTGCAGCTGCAGGTGGAAGTGCCGGCCGAACTGCGCCAGGTCCTGTTCCCGGCCATGATGCTGCAAACGCTGGTGGAAAACGCGATCAAGCACGGCCTGGAGCCGAAACCGGGCGGGGGCACGGTGTGGATCCTGGCACGCGCCTTTGACGGCGTGGTGGCGGTGACGGTGGCCGACGACGGGCGCGGCTTCTCTGCCGAAGGAGGCGGCACCGGCATCGGCCTGCGCAATGTGCGCGAGCGCCTGCGCCTGGCCTACGGCAGCAGCGCCGCATTTGCCATCGTGGCCAATTTTCCCAGCGGCGTGGCCGCCACCATCACCGTGCCGAATACGGCCATCAAGGGAGGCCGCCATGACTAA
- a CDS encoding DUF4402 domain-containing protein, with translation MFKHQSQQMTAKLVCATLLALASAGASAASATASASGTVVAPIAISAATNLAFGSFAPGAGGTVTVSTSGVRAASGVVLMGAAAASAARFNITGEAGTTYSITHSGSTALSNGAETMVLTKFSDLTGANGTSGNATSGVLDGAGEQSLYVGGTLAVSASQAAGVYTGTVVATVEYN, from the coding sequence ATGTTCAAGCATCAATCCCAGCAGATGACCGCCAAACTCGTGTGCGCCACGCTGCTGGCACTGGCCAGCGCCGGCGCCAGCGCGGCGTCGGCCACGGCCAGCGCCAGCGGCACCGTGGTGGCACCGATTGCCATCAGTGCCGCTACCAACCTGGCCTTTGGCAGCTTTGCCCCCGGTGCCGGCGGCACCGTCACCGTCAGCACCAGCGGCGTGCGCGCCGCCTCCGGCGTGGTGCTGATGGGCGCGGCCGCCGCCAGTGCCGCCCGCTTTAACATCACCGGCGAGGCCGGCACCACCTATTCGATCACCCACAGCGGCAGCACGGCGCTGTCGAACGGCGCCGAGACCATGGTCCTGACCAAGTTCTCCGACCTCACCGGCGCCAACGGCACCTCCGGCAATGCCACCAGCGGCGTGCTGGACGGCGCCGGCGAACAGTCGCTGTATGTGGGCGGCACGCTGGCCGTGTCGGCGTCGCAGGCCGCCGGCGTCTATACCGGCACCGTCGTTGCAACTGTTGAATACAACTAG